A DNA window from Leptodactylus fuscus isolate aLepFus1 unplaced genomic scaffold, aLepFus1.hap2 HAP2_SCAFFOLD_228, whole genome shotgun sequence contains the following coding sequences:
- the TMEM256 gene encoding transmembrane protein 256, translating to FRRSDRDDYLKELYVTGNQYHFLHSLALLAAPHCRRPLLAGSLLTSGMVLFCGSFYYHALTGDPTLTKAAPYGGTLLILGWAAMAL from the exons gTTTCCGTCGCAGCGATCGGGACGATTACCTGAAGGAG CTCTATGTGACCGGTAACCAGTATCACTTCCTGCACAGCCTGGCCCTATTAGCTGCCCCGCACTGCcggcgccccctgctg GCCGGTTCTCTCCTGACCTCGGGCATGGTGCTGTTCTGCGGCTCCTTCTATTATCACGCTCTTACTGGAGATCCCACTCTGACCAAGGCGGCtccttatgggggcactctactcATCCTGGGCTGGGCGGCCATGGCGCTCTGA